From the genome of Ananas comosus cultivar F153 unplaced genomic scaffold, ASM154086v1, whole genome shotgun sequence:
TCATGAAAAATCTGTTCAAACACACAAAAAACTGATTCTTCTCTATATTgtatttttagaatatttgtGTACCATGGTGGTAAATGTTGTCGGAGAATTTAAGCAAATCCAGAGATGCAGAATGAGTTCAGAAATTGATTTGATCTGCAAATCTGTGTGAAATCTGATCTTGTCTTTGACCTTTCTTGTGCTTAAGAGTCACTAGTAGAACAAATTTGCAATCATCGGTGGACGTTTTGGGAACTATGGCTAATACCCCATTTTTTTGTCTTATCTTTGACATCTTTTACAAAACTGCTTCCTTATCAAACAAATGTGTCTTTGGAGCATTATAATTTGGGCCTTTTCCATATgccatttttattttgcatgtTTTGCCAGTGATAATGTACTTCCACAGTATTGTTCGTGTTTCGATGTGGAAGCTATTACTTCATTTGTGTTTTTCCTCAGGTTGATCTTTTTGTGGGGGAACCTTTCTTTTATGGGAACGAAGGGATGCTTCCGTGGCAGAACCTGCGGTTTTGGTTAGTATGAGCTATTCAACTATATCTGTTGTCTGTCGGAAGTTCACAATCTCTTATATTTTCTCGGGTTTCTATTTTCGCCAAAAGCCGACATTACTATTCTAATACTCTTTAGCTGGATCAAGGAAGGAAAGAACCCTCCTCGATTCAATCCTAGCTGAAGATGCATTCATCATGCCTCGTAAGGGAATCCTAAAAGTTTGTGCCATGTCTCTTCCCGTGAGTATCTCATCTTCATTTCTCCTGAGTTTCTTTTGTTCATTCATTCTTTTATTAGGAGGATAATCTTAGTCCGTATTGTTATTCAGGACTTGTGGAGGAGTCGCCGCAGCTTGAAGGATGTCGAAGGCTTTGATCATTCGGCTGTGAATGAGGCTCTTGGAGCCTGTGGTGACTTACCCACAACGGAGGAAGGTCCTTGCCTGCCTTACTATTTATGGCAATGTGGTGATATTAAGGTTAAAATGCCAgatttttgcaaaaatattgtaaagataTCCATACTTTAATCTCTCAATGTGACTCATCCATTTTGTCCACAACAGGAACTCAGTAAGGTATATTCTATCATGGAGTTTGATTTCTCGGTACCAATTCATGCCTGTTTTGGGAAAACAGAGGTACTGTACTTTTGATGTATTTGTAGGCCTTCTGTGCATCTTATAATTTGGTGCACATTTTCTATTTAACCTTTGATGATTTATGTAACAcccagcctctctctctctctctctctctaaccacTAGTTTCTCTCATTCACTTTTGCAGCAAGGTGTTTTGATTTGCTCAAAAGCTGTCTGACCAATGActttttccttgtttttttaactaatctgagtttttctttttctttttcacattATTGTCAAGCAGATTGAATTTTCTACTCCAGGAACATGCCATGGCTTTGCTTTTTGGATTGATTGGCTGATCGATGAAAGAGATTCCATTTCTATATCAACTGGACCAGGTTAGCATCAATAACTACAAAATCAATCAATGTGGAGCATTTTGATCTTGTTAAATTGCATCTCATGTAGTATTCTTACAGACCAAGATTTGATCAGGTGTTAACTTTTTTAATCTATTCTAAACCTTCTTCGTGCTCCAATGTGGTTGGTATCAGTTAATAGA
Proteins encoded in this window:
- the LOC109704342 gene encoding protein arginine N-methyltransferase 7-like, whose amino-acid sequence is MFIFLNVQLNTRSSPSCIVADDSVFLTTLIASLSKTSHVISIFPGLQDKGACYIQAISDANGFSMDRIKVIGKRTSSLISDDLTPRKVDLFVGEPFFYGNEGMLPWQNLRFWKERTLLDSILAEDAFIMPRKGILKVCAMSLPDLWRSRRSLKDVEGFDHSAVNEALGACGDLPTTEEGPCLPYYLWQCGDIKELSKVYSIMEFDFSVPIHACFGKTEIEFSTPGTCHGFAFWIDWLIDERDSISISTGPVNRHWKQGVQLINKPVVVNRGSLFPIIPAIGEARHFDVLTSFEKAPTPESTQSSRLGLLQALFFNLDDSSSSA